The Takifugu rubripes chromosome 3, fTakRub1.2, whole genome shotgun sequence genome contains a region encoding:
- the prickle3 gene encoding prickle planar cell polarity protein 3 isoform X1 has translation MFLRGSKKRRSNRSPEEEDPDRGQPCMRCGDQCPGFRVHGWRKICVHCKCVREEHAVHSVPGQLEKMMSRLVSDFQRNSISDDDSGCASEEYAWVPPGLKPEQVYQYFSCLPEDRVPYVNSPGERYRIKQLLHQLPAHDSEPHYCNSLDEEEKKELRQFSQQRKRENLGRGVVRPFPVTMTGAICQQCGRQICGGDIAVFASRAGHGSCWHPQCFQCVSCSELLVDLIYFYQDGQMYCGRHHAERLKPRCQACDEIILAHECTEAEGRYWHMKHFCCFECEAALGGQRYIMGESRPYCCSCYESLYAEYCDTCGEHIGIDQGQMTYEGQHWHAVESCFCCARCRLPLLGRPFLPRGGLIFCSRACSLGEDPDNSDSCDSAVQSRPPQRRRGGAAEKQQCGSPLQPPEGVKTCVITAEDCVHGNSKAPVQNGVPSSGGHLPHPRGSYSPLPHIHLGNGLGPSWPSDVPHYSLLPGDRGVKPAAGGLQFHKEPNRVAGRTGINSRGTSTAKDWVDSSTQVIVFSPQNSNVNRVTSPDAPPAAATALPPPLPVKSREARPQEPPSPTLRRPADAPPDSPPPLTRSGTARVSFREPISSCYSLDEDEGDKEEELQQVHSSQQDTDEEKGALGNPLHLREGVPPQMDLLDGFSYRQEGLRRGWHQSGIPKDPVLHRRTERRHRSSQSTRPRLDSLERRGEKDGNKQESDGASPLTLRPSKYKHEDCCSTCSSSSDSEEEGYFLGQPIPLPPQLRKHQPEEGGEEERGREVQRDRGLRGSIRRRRAHSLGAKDRDKNCAIS, from the exons gaaGATCTGCGTGCACTGCAAGTGCGTGCGCGAGGAGCACGCCGTGCACTCGGTCCCGGGCCAGCTGGAAAAGATGATGAGCAGACTGGTGTCGGACTTCCAGAGAAACTCCATCTCCGACGACGACTCGGGCTGCGCCTCCGAGGAGTACGCGTGGGTCCCACCTGGGCTCAAGCCCGAACAG GTTTACCAGTACTTCAGCTGCCTCCCGGAGGACAGGGTGCCTTACGTCAACAGCCCAGGGGAGCGGTACCGGATcaagcagctgctgcaccagCTTCCAGCCCACGACAGCGAG CCCCACTACTGTAACTccctggatgaggaggagaagaaggagctgCGTCAGTTCAGCCagcagaggaaaagagagaaccTGGGCAGAGGCGTCGTCAGGCCCTTCCCAGTAACCATGACGGGAGCCATCTGCCAGCAG TGTGGCCGGCAGATCTGCGGTGGAGACATTGCTGTTTTTGCCAGCCGGGCGGGTCATGGAAGCTGCTGGCACCCTCAGTGTTTCCAGTGCGTCTCCTGCAGCGAGCTGCTGGTGGATCTGATCTATTTCTACCAGGACGGGCAGATGTACTGTGGCAGGCACCACGCCGAGAGGCTGAAGCCGCGCTGCCAGGCCTGTGACGAG ATTATTCTGGCGCACGAGTGTACGGAGGCAGAAGGGAGATACTGGCACATGAAGCACTTCTGTTGCTTTGAGTGCGAGGCCGCGCTGGGGGGCCAGCGCTACATCATGGGGGAGAGTCGGCCGTACTGCTGTTCCTGCTACGAGTCTCTGTACGCCGAGTACTGCGacacctgtggagaacacatCG GTATCGACCAGGGTCAGATGACCTACGAGGGTCAGCACTGGCACGCCGTGGAGTCGTGTTTCTGCTGCGCCCGCTGTCGGCTGCCTCTGTTGGGGCGCCCTTTCCTCCCCCGCGGGGGGCTTATCTTTTGCTCCCGGGCCTGTTCCCTGGGGGAAGACCCCGACAACTCGGACTCCTGCGACTCGGCGGTGCAGAGCCGACCGCCCCAGCGCCGCCGCGGTGGGGCCGCGGAGAAACAGCAGTGCGGTTCTCCGCtgcagccaccagagggcgtTAAAACCTGCGTCATTACTGCGGAAGACTGTGTTCACG GCAACTCCAAAGCTCCAGTTCAGAACGGCGTTCCTTCATCTGGGGGTCATCTTCCACATCCCAGAGGCTCCTACTCGCCTCTGCCGCACATTCACCTGGGGAACGGCTTGGGCCCGTCGTGGCCCAGCGATGTCCCGCATTACAGTTTACTCCCGGGGGACCGTGGCGTCAAACCTGCTGCCGGTGGGCTTCAGTTTCACAAAGAACCGAACAGAGTCGCAGGAAGAACTGGCATCAATTCCAGAGGAACGTCTACTGCTAAAGACTGGGTGGACAGCTCGACTCAAGTCATAG TGTTTTCTCCTCAGaactcgaacgtgaaccgcgtaaCTTCGCCTGACGCTCcacccgccgccgccaccgccctCCCTCCTCCGCTGCCCGTTAAATCGCGTGAAGCTCGACCCCAGGAGCCGCCATCGCCGACCCTCCGGCGACCGGCGGACGCTCCCCCCGACTCTCCGCCCCCGCTGACGCGCAGCGGCACGGCGAGGGTCAGCTTCAGGGAGCCAATCAGCAGCTGCTACTCCCttgatgaggatgagggtgataaagaggaagagctgcagcaggtccacagcagccagcaggataCAGATGAGGAGAAGGGAGCTCTGGGGAATCCGCTGCACCTGCGGGAAGGCGTTCCGCCCCAGATGGATCTGCTGG ATGGATTCTCCTACCGCCAGGAAGGCCTGCGGCGAGGTTGGCACCAGAGCGGCATCCCTAAAGACCCGGTTCTCCACAGGAGAACAGAGAGGCGCCATCGGAGCTCGCAGTCCACCCGCCCTCGGCTGGACTCCCTGGAacgaagaggagagaaagacggGAATAAGCAGGAATCCGATGGCGCCTCGCCTCTTACCCTCAGACCCAGCAAGTACAAACACGAAGACTGCTGTTCCACCTGTTCCTCATCATCGGACTCTGAGGAAGAGGGCTATTTCCTGGGACAACCCATACCGCTGCCCCCCCAGCTCCGAAAACATCAGCCTGAGGAGGGcggggaggaggagcgggggaggGAGGTGCAGCGAGACCGGGGGCTGAGAGGAAGCATACGGCGGAGGAGAGCTCACAGTCTGGGTGCAAAGGACAGAGATAAAAACTGTGCTATTTCCTAA
- the prickle3 gene encoding prickle planar cell polarity protein 3 isoform X2: protein MMSRLVSDFQRNSISDDDSGCASEEYAWVPPGLKPEQVYQYFSCLPEDRVPYVNSPGERYRIKQLLHQLPAHDSEPHYCNSLDEEEKKELRQFSQQRKRENLGRGVVRPFPVTMTGAICQQCGRQICGGDIAVFASRAGHGSCWHPQCFQCVSCSELLVDLIYFYQDGQMYCGRHHAERLKPRCQACDEIILAHECTEAEGRYWHMKHFCCFECEAALGGQRYIMGESRPYCCSCYESLYAEYCDTCGEHIGIDQGQMTYEGQHWHAVESCFCCARCRLPLLGRPFLPRGGLIFCSRACSLGEDPDNSDSCDSAVQSRPPQRRRGGAAEKQQCGSPLQPPEGVKTCVITAEDCVHGNSKAPVQNGVPSSGGHLPHPRGSYSPLPHIHLGNGLGPSWPSDVPHYSLLPGDRGVKPAAGGLQFHKEPNRVAGRTGINSRGTSTAKDWVDSSTQVIVFSPQNSNVNRVTSPDAPPAAATALPPPLPVKSREARPQEPPSPTLRRPADAPPDSPPPLTRSGTARVSFREPISSCYSLDEDEGDKEEELQQVHSSQQDTDEEKGALGNPLHLREGVPPQMDLLDGFSYRQEGLRRGWHQSGIPKDPVLHRRTERRHRSSQSTRPRLDSLERRGEKDGNKQESDGASPLTLRPSKYKHEDCCSTCSSSSDSEEEGYFLGQPIPLPPQLRKHQPEEGGEEERGREVQRDRGLRGSIRRRRAHSLGAKDRDKNCAIS, encoded by the exons ATGATGAGCAGACTGGTGTCGGACTTCCAGAGAAACTCCATCTCCGACGACGACTCGGGCTGCGCCTCCGAGGAGTACGCGTGGGTCCCACCTGGGCTCAAGCCCGAACAG GTTTACCAGTACTTCAGCTGCCTCCCGGAGGACAGGGTGCCTTACGTCAACAGCCCAGGGGAGCGGTACCGGATcaagcagctgctgcaccagCTTCCAGCCCACGACAGCGAG CCCCACTACTGTAACTccctggatgaggaggagaagaaggagctgCGTCAGTTCAGCCagcagaggaaaagagagaaccTGGGCAGAGGCGTCGTCAGGCCCTTCCCAGTAACCATGACGGGAGCCATCTGCCAGCAG TGTGGCCGGCAGATCTGCGGTGGAGACATTGCTGTTTTTGCCAGCCGGGCGGGTCATGGAAGCTGCTGGCACCCTCAGTGTTTCCAGTGCGTCTCCTGCAGCGAGCTGCTGGTGGATCTGATCTATTTCTACCAGGACGGGCAGATGTACTGTGGCAGGCACCACGCCGAGAGGCTGAAGCCGCGCTGCCAGGCCTGTGACGAG ATTATTCTGGCGCACGAGTGTACGGAGGCAGAAGGGAGATACTGGCACATGAAGCACTTCTGTTGCTTTGAGTGCGAGGCCGCGCTGGGGGGCCAGCGCTACATCATGGGGGAGAGTCGGCCGTACTGCTGTTCCTGCTACGAGTCTCTGTACGCCGAGTACTGCGacacctgtggagaacacatCG GTATCGACCAGGGTCAGATGACCTACGAGGGTCAGCACTGGCACGCCGTGGAGTCGTGTTTCTGCTGCGCCCGCTGTCGGCTGCCTCTGTTGGGGCGCCCTTTCCTCCCCCGCGGGGGGCTTATCTTTTGCTCCCGGGCCTGTTCCCTGGGGGAAGACCCCGACAACTCGGACTCCTGCGACTCGGCGGTGCAGAGCCGACCGCCCCAGCGCCGCCGCGGTGGGGCCGCGGAGAAACAGCAGTGCGGTTCTCCGCtgcagccaccagagggcgtTAAAACCTGCGTCATTACTGCGGAAGACTGTGTTCACG GCAACTCCAAAGCTCCAGTTCAGAACGGCGTTCCTTCATCTGGGGGTCATCTTCCACATCCCAGAGGCTCCTACTCGCCTCTGCCGCACATTCACCTGGGGAACGGCTTGGGCCCGTCGTGGCCCAGCGATGTCCCGCATTACAGTTTACTCCCGGGGGACCGTGGCGTCAAACCTGCTGCCGGTGGGCTTCAGTTTCACAAAGAACCGAACAGAGTCGCAGGAAGAACTGGCATCAATTCCAGAGGAACGTCTACTGCTAAAGACTGGGTGGACAGCTCGACTCAAGTCATAG TGTTTTCTCCTCAGaactcgaacgtgaaccgcgtaaCTTCGCCTGACGCTCcacccgccgccgccaccgccctCCCTCCTCCGCTGCCCGTTAAATCGCGTGAAGCTCGACCCCAGGAGCCGCCATCGCCGACCCTCCGGCGACCGGCGGACGCTCCCCCCGACTCTCCGCCCCCGCTGACGCGCAGCGGCACGGCGAGGGTCAGCTTCAGGGAGCCAATCAGCAGCTGCTACTCCCttgatgaggatgagggtgataaagaggaagagctgcagcaggtccacagcagccagcaggataCAGATGAGGAGAAGGGAGCTCTGGGGAATCCGCTGCACCTGCGGGAAGGCGTTCCGCCCCAGATGGATCTGCTGG ATGGATTCTCCTACCGCCAGGAAGGCCTGCGGCGAGGTTGGCACCAGAGCGGCATCCCTAAAGACCCGGTTCTCCACAGGAGAACAGAGAGGCGCCATCGGAGCTCGCAGTCCACCCGCCCTCGGCTGGACTCCCTGGAacgaagaggagagaaagacggGAATAAGCAGGAATCCGATGGCGCCTCGCCTCTTACCCTCAGACCCAGCAAGTACAAACACGAAGACTGCTGTTCCACCTGTTCCTCATCATCGGACTCTGAGGAAGAGGGCTATTTCCTGGGACAACCCATACCGCTGCCCCCCCAGCTCCGAAAACATCAGCCTGAGGAGGGcggggaggaggagcgggggaggGAGGTGCAGCGAGACCGGGGGCTGAGAGGAAGCATACGGCGGAGGAGAGCTCACAGTCTGGGTGCAAAGGACAGAGATAAAAACTGTGCTATTTCCTAA
- the fam110a gene encoding protein FAM110B — MRDGDGTQGQKLLMHKMPLERLRHPVRRDISATPPRLRPKGPVGLDLHRQFPAAAGRPKQSAVERLEADKAKYVKSQVALSKQLPVQLPDAQKVARGPAAAPQPTRKPAIPRKDGVQLDLKHLTKLISDVGDAAQTSAAPEPRNSTPGDPGPRAQLKTERPCPPPRPDWSSPAKVRLKASAPSRVGGPGVPGAPAAGTVRRVDVMPLASPARPPCRPPLFIRKPLHPISLTSQLSLRPAASQLHLSQPRTPGPSPLKPVAVPSKPEKPPPGTPVQATPPAPLPALPPSSPARTRLSSSSSRKRPSLTRSKSDLSDRCSRAGTELERFFNLCGLDPADLQEWTGSTSDIVSMARFRSVSAPGSECEASNRDENDAEEEDGPGVPEGRVPYGVSVIERNARVIKWLYGLRSAKDGASKSTDL, encoded by the coding sequence ATGAGGGACGGAGACGGCACCCAAGGACAGAAGCTGCTTATGCACAAAATGCCCCTGGAGAGACTTCGGCATCCAGTGAGGAGGGATATCTCTGCCACGCCCCCCCGCCTGCGGCCCAAGGGGCCGGTGGGGCTGGACCTCCACCGCCAGTTCCCGGCGGCGGCGGGGAGACCAAAGCAGAGCGcggtggagaggctggaggccGACAAGGCTAAATACGTCAAGAGTCAAGTTGCTTTGTCCAAACAGCTGCCGGTCCAGCTGCCTGACGCGCAGAAGGTGGCGCGGGgccccgccgccgccccccaGCCCACCAGGAAGCCGGCGATTCCCAGGAAAGACGGCGTCCAGCTCGACTTGAAGCACCTGACGAAGCTGATAAGCGACGTCGGCGACGCCGCTCAAACCAGCGCCGCCCCAGAGCCACGGAATTCCACGCCGGGCGATCCCGGTCCGAGGGCGCAGCTGAAGACGGAGAGGCCGTGCCCGCCTCCCCGCCCTGACTGGTCCAGTCCCGCAAAAGTGAGGTTAAAGGCGTCCGCGCCCTCACGGGTGGGGGGCCCTGGTGTCCCTGGAGCTCCGgctgctgggacggttcgcagGGTGGATGTCATGCCTCTGGCCAGCCCTGCGCGCCCCCCCTGCAGACCGCCCCTGTTCATCCGGAAGCCCCTCCACCCCATCTCTTTGACCTCTCAGTTATCACTCCGCCCGGCTGCCTCTCAGCTCCACCTCTCCCAGCCCAGGACACCAGGTCCGTCTCCCCTCAAACCCGTCGCCGTGCCGTCCAAACCAGAAAAACCTCCCCCCGGGACCCCAGTCCAAGCTACTCCTCCCGCTCCCCTGCCCGcgctgcccccctcctccccggcGAGAACCCGCttgtcttcctccagctccaggaaacGCCCCTCGCTGACCAGGTCTAAGTCGGACCTGAGCGACCGGTGTTCCCGAGCGGGGACGGAACTGGAGCGATTCTTCAACCTTTGTGGTTTGGACCCGGCAGACCTGCAGGAGTGGACAGGATCCACCTCAGACATCGTATCCATGGCCCGTTTCCGTAGCGTCAGCGCTCCCGGGTCAGAGTGCGAGGCCTCGAACAGAGACGAGAAcgatgctgaggaggaggacggcccCGGCGTGCCTGAAGGACGTGTTCCCTACGGCGTTTCGGTGATCGAGCGGAACGCCAGAGTCATTAAATGGCTGTATGGACTCCGGAGCGCTAAAGACGGAGCGAGCAAGAGCACCGATTTATGA
- the mfsd2al2 gene encoding sodium-dependent lysophosphatidylcholine symporter 1-B-like: protein MSCLKDFKSRVETMTRRFLTQAGDGQQRSGGIPLIRKICYALGGVPNQVTTAAMAVSLQIFLLDVVQMEAFYVSLVLFVSRAWDAVTDPLIGYLVGRSRWTSVGKLSPWLVLSTPFAVLSYLLLWFVPPGAAAGGVLWFLVTTCLFETLMSCYHVPYLSLNMFLGGDHRDRDSATAYRMTTEMLAMLMASVIQGKVVVVYNTERQELCQHLEEDAPASTTPSPQIASLVATRRAFLTSAVAMGAVFFVCSLVLFLGVKEQKSELSAEEHERPSYLAALRMLLSHIPYQRLVLSFVFFVLAFQMSLGNFALFCSHAAELGAQYQYLILVLLVAASVAVPLWQVVLLRIGKKATVFLGLSLFIPAVIIVACVPSSLPVFLSMCVLMGFSVATIFLLPWSMLPDVVDDFASKHPSCKGLEPLFFSCYAFCNKLAGSLSAGISAMMLQFVGYRSGACSQDEGVRTVLIVLFAPVPVVLLLVGMAIFRSYPIHERKPLRLRDVTSMTQLEAASSSTAVRRDPEEPTGLQEPPAARAPDPLNHNVGSSREGSDPPSYSKRSNVTTKVTWV, encoded by the exons ATGAGTTGCTTAAAGGACTTCAAATCTCGGGTGGAGACGATGACGAGGCGCTTTCTGACGCAGGCAGGTGACGGACAGCAG AGATCTGGGGGGATTCCTCTGATCAGGAAGATCTGCTACGCACTGGGTGGGGTCCCCAACCAGGTAACCACGGCAGCCATGGCGGTGTCGCTGCAGATCTTCCTTCTGGATGTCGTCCAG ATGGAGGCCTTCTACGTGTCCCTGGTCTTGTTCGTGAGCCGGGCCTGGGACGCCGTGACGGACCCTCTGATCGGGTACCTGGTGGGCCGCAGTCGCTGGACCAGCGTGGGAAAACTCAGCCCCTG GCTGGTTCTGTCCACTCCGTTTGCCGTCCTCTCCtacctgctgctgtggttcGTACCTCcgggggcggcggcgggcggCGTGCTGTGGTTCCTCGTGACCACCTGCCTGTTTGAGACCCTCATGAGT TGCTACCACGTTCCTTATCTGTCCCTCAACATGTTCCTCGGGGGGGATCACAGGGACAGAGACTCGGCCACAGCCTACA GGATGACCACGGAGATGCTGGCAATGCTGATGGCGTCCGTCATTCAGGGTAAAGTGGTGGTTGTGTACAACACGGAGAGGCAAGAGTTGTGTCAACATCTGGAAGAGGACGCACCTGCAAGCACGACGCCTTCGCCACAGATCGCCTCCCTCGTGGCAACG CGTAGAGCGTTCCTGACCTCGGCGGTGGCCATGGGCGCCGTGTTTTTCGTCTGCAGCTTGGTTTTGTTCCTCggggtgaaggagcagaaat CAGAGCTGAGCGCTGAGGAGCACGAGCGACCGTCCTACCTGGCTGCCCTGAggatgctgctgagccacaTTCCTTACCAGCGGCTGGTGCTCAGCTTTGTGTTCTTCGTTCTTGCATTTCAG ATGTCCCTGGGGAATTTTGCACTTTTCTGCAGCCACGCAGCGGAACTGGGAGCCCAATACCAGTATTTAATACTGGTTCTACTG gttGCAGCCTCAGTAGCGGTGCCGCTGTGGcaggtggttctgctgagaATCGGGAAGAAGGCCACAGTGTTCCTGGGACTCTCG cTCTTCATACCAGCCGTGATCATCGTCGCCTGTGTTCCCAGCAGCCTCCCAGTCTTCCTGTCGATGTGCGTTCTGATGGGCTTCAGCGTGGCCACCATTTTCTTGCTCCCCTG GTCCATGCTCCCAGACGTCGTGGACGACTTCGCCTCCAAACATCCTTCCTGCAAAGGCCTGgaacctctcttcttctcctgttaTGCCTTCTGCAACAAGCTGGCAGGCAGCCTGTCGGCTGGAATCTCCGCCATGATGCTCca GTTCGTCGGGTACAGATCCGGCGCGTGTTCCCAGGACGAGGGGGTGCGGACAGTTTTGATCGTGCTGTTTGCCCCAGTCCCCGTCGTGCTTCTCCTCGTGGGCATGGCCATCTTCCGCTCCTACCCGATCCATGAGAGGAAACCTTTACGTCTCCGGGACGTGACGAGTATGACCCA ACTAGAAGCTGCCTCGTCTTCAACCGCGGTGAGAAGAGACCCTGAAGAGCCGACCGGTCTGCAGGAGCCACCGGCTGCCCGGGCTCCAGACCCTTTAAACCACAACGTCGGGTCCTCCAGAGAGGGTTCAGATCCTCCGTCCTACTCCAAAAGGTCAAATGTGACGACCAAAGTGACGTGGGTGTAG
- the fkbp1aa gene encoding FKBP prolyl isomerase 1Aa, producing MGVQVDTITPGDGQTFPKKGQQVAVHYVGTLVDGTTFDSSRDRGRPFRFKIGRGEVIRGWEEGVAQMSVGERAKLTCSPDYAYGAKGHPGVIPPNATLIFDVELLSLEA from the exons ATGGGAGTGCAGGTTGATACCATTACCCCCGGAGACG GACAGACGTTCCCGAAGAAGGGCCAGCAGGTCGCGGTGCACTATGTCG GCACGCTGGTGGACGGGACAACGTTCGACTCGTCGAGGGACCGGGGAAGGCCGTTCAGGTTCAAGATTGGACGCGGCGAGGTGATCCGTGGCTGGGAGGAAGGAGTAGCCCAA ATGAGCGTGGGTGAGCGGGCAAAGCTGACCTGCTCCCCAGACTACGCTTACGGCGCCAAAGGACACCCGGGCGTCATCCCCCCGAACGCCACCCTCATCTTCGACGTGGAGCTGCTGAGCCTGGAAGCCTGA
- the snpha gene encoding syntaphilin isoform X1 — protein MTRTYARDASWRPLPGDSRGQSGRPHVSDPESKAPPRRSGGTGGRQSHSDPSTYLGPVRTPEDSPVARTYPSTPRRQAKHSGCSDNHGIRAPPPEQYLTPLQQKEVCIRHLRARLRDNVERLQHRDYEIDELRNQLYRMQEDWIEEECHRVEAQLALKEARREILHLQEVVESVRSSAGVREDPHDHKSHAGLQRPPPGGKSRSCGCSPASTLTRGGAHTRLSSEALQLERSEASRAARPGGQTHLLLEAALVSEGRAPAPPAVPRSATYERMCSGGAVLPMSHSCQTLSSSCKCSGHAFLPHHHLFLHLPQEEAPPTLAAASDPIPEAKPEVRSQACSPTMTWLDDDHLEDLSVISADVTAPEIRPIPSPVTHLAAPEPSPGLDPPPRQVEGLRRCEVGGPARGEAHTFQPHPTAALPVRQEVVVLETEDDGVESDGDGDDPPQVSHWSRYFLVDLLALAMPVVPTVAWLWGAARDVVPVYHIGSLLRGCCAVALHSLRRRGAGGGRRPAGANKKTQI, from the exons ATGACTCGCACTTAC GCGCGTGACGCCTCGTGGCGCCCCCTCCCtggagacagcagaggacagtCCGGCCGCCCCCATGTCTCTGACCCCGAGTCGAAAGCCCCCCCCAG GCGCTCGGGGGGCACCGGCGGGAGACAGTCCCACAGCGACCCGTCCACCTACCTGGGACCAGTCCGGACACCAGAGGACAGCCCAGTAGCCCGCACGTATCCCAGTACACCCAG GCGCCAGGCGAAGCATTCGGGCTGCAGCGACAACCATGGGATCAGGGCGCCCCCCCCCGAGCAGTACCTCACCCCGCTGCAGCAGAAGGAGGTGTGCATACGACACCTGCGCGCCCGGCTGAGGGACAACGTGGAACGCCTCCAGcacag GGATTACGAGATCGACGAGTTGCGGAACCAGCTGTACAGGATGCAGGAGGACTGGATCGAGGAGGAGTGCCACCGCGTGGAGGCCCAGCTGGCCCTGAAGGAGGCCCGCAGGGAgatcctccacctccaggaggTGGTCGAGTCTGTGAGGTCCAGCGCGGGCGTCCGCGAAGACCCGCACGACCACAAGTCCCACGCCGGGTTACAGAGACCCCCGCCGGGGGGGAAGTCCCGCTCCTGCGGCTGCTCCCCCGCCAGCACGTTGACCCGGGGCGGCGCCCACACCCGCCTGAGCAGCGAGGCGCTGCAGCTGGAGCGCTCCGAGGCCAGCAGGGCGGCGCGGCCCGGGGGCCAGACCCACTTGCTCCTGGAGGCGGCGCTGGTGTCGGAGGGCcgcgcccccgcccccccggcgGTGCCGCGCTCCGCCACCTACGAGAGGATGTGCAGCGGCGGCGCCGTGCTGCCCATGTCCCACTCCTGCCAGacgctcagcagcagctgcaagtGCAGCGGCCACGCCTTCctgccccaccaccacctgttCCTGCACCTACCCCAGGAAGAAGCCCCGCCCACGCTGGCCGCCGCTTCCGATCCGATCCCCGAGGCCAAGCCGGAGGTGCGCTCCCAGGCGTGCAGCCCGACCATGACGTGGCTGGACGACGACCACCTGGAAGACCTGAGCGTCATTTCTGCCGACGTCACGGCGCCAGAGATCCGTCCAATCCCGTCGCCCGTCACTCACCTCGCCGCTCCAGAGCCCTCGCCGGGTTTAGACCCCCCACCACGACAGGTGGAGGGTCTGAGGCGCTGCGAGGTGGGAGGTCCAGCGAGAGGGGAGGCCCACACCTTCCAGCCTCATCCGacagctgcacttcctgttagGCAGGAAGTCGTCGTCCTGGAGACAGAAGACGACGGCGTTGAATCTGACGGTGACGGCGACGACCCCCCTCAGGTCTCCCACTGGAGCCGCTATTTCCTCGTGGACCTGCTGGCCTTGGCGATGCCAGTGGTCCCGACCGTGGCGTGGCTGTGGGGGGCGGCGAGGGACGTGGTGCCGGTGTACCACATCGGCTCCCTGCTGAGAGGATGCTGCGCCGTGGCCCTGCACTCGCTGCGGCGCCGAGGCGCCGGCGGGGGGCGGAGACCGGCGGGCGCCAATAAAAAGACGCAAATCTGA
- the snpha gene encoding syntaphilin isoform X2 translates to MSLTPSRKPPPGQRRRSGGTGGRQSHSDPSTYLGPVRTPEDSPVARTYPSTPRRQAKHSGCSDNHGIRAPPPEQYLTPLQQKEVCIRHLRARLRDNVERLQHRDYEIDELRNQLYRMQEDWIEEECHRVEAQLALKEARREILHLQEVVESVRSSAGVREDPHDHKSHAGLQRPPPGGKSRSCGCSPASTLTRGGAHTRLSSEALQLERSEASRAARPGGQTHLLLEAALVSEGRAPAPPAVPRSATYERMCSGGAVLPMSHSCQTLSSSCKCSGHAFLPHHHLFLHLPQEEAPPTLAAASDPIPEAKPEVRSQACSPTMTWLDDDHLEDLSVISADVTAPEIRPIPSPVTHLAAPEPSPGLDPPPRQVEGLRRCEVGGPARGEAHTFQPHPTAALPVRQEVVVLETEDDGVESDGDGDDPPQVSHWSRYFLVDLLALAMPVVPTVAWLWGAARDVVPVYHIGSLLRGCCAVALHSLRRRGAGGGRRPAGANKKTQI, encoded by the exons ATGTCTCTGACCCCGAGTCGAAAGCCCCCCCCAGGTCAGCGCAG GCGCTCGGGGGGCACCGGCGGGAGACAGTCCCACAGCGACCCGTCCACCTACCTGGGACCAGTCCGGACACCAGAGGACAGCCCAGTAGCCCGCACGTATCCCAGTACACCCAG GCGCCAGGCGAAGCATTCGGGCTGCAGCGACAACCATGGGATCAGGGCGCCCCCCCCCGAGCAGTACCTCACCCCGCTGCAGCAGAAGGAGGTGTGCATACGACACCTGCGCGCCCGGCTGAGGGACAACGTGGAACGCCTCCAGcacag GGATTACGAGATCGACGAGTTGCGGAACCAGCTGTACAGGATGCAGGAGGACTGGATCGAGGAGGAGTGCCACCGCGTGGAGGCCCAGCTGGCCCTGAAGGAGGCCCGCAGGGAgatcctccacctccaggaggTGGTCGAGTCTGTGAGGTCCAGCGCGGGCGTCCGCGAAGACCCGCACGACCACAAGTCCCACGCCGGGTTACAGAGACCCCCGCCGGGGGGGAAGTCCCGCTCCTGCGGCTGCTCCCCCGCCAGCACGTTGACCCGGGGCGGCGCCCACACCCGCCTGAGCAGCGAGGCGCTGCAGCTGGAGCGCTCCGAGGCCAGCAGGGCGGCGCGGCCCGGGGGCCAGACCCACTTGCTCCTGGAGGCGGCGCTGGTGTCGGAGGGCcgcgcccccgcccccccggcgGTGCCGCGCTCCGCCACCTACGAGAGGATGTGCAGCGGCGGCGCCGTGCTGCCCATGTCCCACTCCTGCCAGacgctcagcagcagctgcaagtGCAGCGGCCACGCCTTCctgccccaccaccacctgttCCTGCACCTACCCCAGGAAGAAGCCCCGCCCACGCTGGCCGCCGCTTCCGATCCGATCCCCGAGGCCAAGCCGGAGGTGCGCTCCCAGGCGTGCAGCCCGACCATGACGTGGCTGGACGACGACCACCTGGAAGACCTGAGCGTCATTTCTGCCGACGTCACGGCGCCAGAGATCCGTCCAATCCCGTCGCCCGTCACTCACCTCGCCGCTCCAGAGCCCTCGCCGGGTTTAGACCCCCCACCACGACAGGTGGAGGGTCTGAGGCGCTGCGAGGTGGGAGGTCCAGCGAGAGGGGAGGCCCACACCTTCCAGCCTCATCCGacagctgcacttcctgttagGCAGGAAGTCGTCGTCCTGGAGACAGAAGACGACGGCGTTGAATCTGACGGTGACGGCGACGACCCCCCTCAGGTCTCCCACTGGAGCCGCTATTTCCTCGTGGACCTGCTGGCCTTGGCGATGCCAGTGGTCCCGACCGTGGCGTGGCTGTGGGGGGCGGCGAGGGACGTGGTGCCGGTGTACCACATCGGCTCCCTGCTGAGAGGATGCTGCGCCGTGGCCCTGCACTCGCTGCGGCGCCGAGGCGCCGGCGGGGGGCGGAGACCGGCGGGCGCCAATAAAAAGACGCAAATCTGA